In a genomic window of Microterricola viridarii:
- a CDS encoding RDD family protein, protein MAMPREPHAAIFRAADAPGPDPRHEPGSVFTGEAVALDVRPASVLLRAGGAMIDAIVYLGALAGLAWIVTAAAGDGLDQSLAAALTIIGLVTALVIAPTVVETASGGRSLGKLAIGARVVRDDGGAIALRHAFIRALTGVLEIYMTLGGLAVIVGMLNPDGKRLGDLLAGTHAQMERVPGYSAPAYGVPEPLQAWAQVADVATLPDRLQRRIAQFLAQAPQLSPAARARLAGQLTQEAARYVSPLPQVEPELFLAGVAAIRRQRDAAALELTAARLERLSPVLHGRPHGFPER, encoded by the coding sequence ATGGCCATGCCCCGCGAACCGCACGCCGCGATATTCCGCGCCGCGGACGCGCCCGGTCCCGATCCCCGGCACGAGCCAGGCTCGGTGTTCACCGGTGAGGCCGTCGCCCTCGATGTGCGCCCGGCCAGCGTGCTGCTACGGGCCGGTGGCGCCATGATCGACGCCATCGTCTACCTCGGCGCCCTCGCCGGGCTGGCCTGGATCGTGACGGCCGCCGCCGGCGACGGCCTGGACCAGTCGCTGGCCGCTGCCCTCACCATCATCGGCCTCGTCACCGCGCTCGTCATCGCGCCGACGGTCGTCGAGACGGCCAGCGGCGGGCGCTCCCTCGGCAAGCTCGCCATCGGCGCCCGCGTCGTGCGCGACGACGGCGGCGCGATCGCGCTGCGGCACGCCTTCATCCGCGCCCTCACCGGCGTGCTCGAGATCTACATGACGCTCGGCGGCCTCGCCGTCATCGTCGGCATGCTGAACCCGGACGGCAAGCGCCTGGGCGACCTGCTGGCCGGCACGCACGCGCAGATGGAGCGGGTGCCCGGCTACAGCGCCCCCGCCTACGGCGTGCCGGAGCCGCTGCAGGCGTGGGCGCAGGTCGCGGACGTCGCGACGCTGCCCGACCGGCTGCAGCGGCGCATCGCGCAGTTCCTGGCGCAGGCCCCCCAGCTCTCGCCCGCCGCCAGGGCGCGCCTGGCCGGGCAGCTGACCCAGGAGGCCGCCCGCTACGTCTCGCCGCTGCCGCAGGTGGAGCCGGAGCTGTTCCTCGCCGGGGTGGCCGCCATCCGCCGGCAGCGCGACGCCGCGGCCCTGGAGCTCACCGCCGCCCGGTTGGAGCGCCTCTCCCCCGTGCTGCACGGCCGCCCGCACGGCTTCCCCGAGCGCTGA
- a CDS encoding stage II sporulation protein M — MDLDAYSAAHRERWERLDALSTKRRLSGAEADELVELYQAGAAQLSQLKTTAGSTVQGDALSVSLSRARLRFTGTGDNLLSQLPRFFLVQLPAALYRLRWLTLVFALATAVIATLYALWALGDPRVLANFGSAEQLRQLADEDFVDYYSVNPAASFAGQVWTNNAWIAAQCIAFGVLGVYVPAVIFGNAQNLGVTAAVMFAHGEGDTMLLYIAPHGLLELTSVFVAAAAGMRIFWAWIAPGARSRGQALAAEGRAMFTVVIGLAIALFVSGIIEGFVTPAPWPWPVKIGIGALALGAFLFYMLVVGGRAYRAGETGDLDEHAAGARTIAAH; from the coding sequence ATGGATCTTGACGCCTACTCCGCAGCCCACCGCGAGCGCTGGGAGCGCCTTGACGCCCTCTCGACGAAGCGCAGGCTGAGCGGGGCGGAGGCGGACGAGCTCGTCGAGCTCTACCAGGCCGGCGCCGCGCAGCTCTCGCAGCTGAAGACGACGGCCGGTTCCACGGTGCAGGGCGACGCCCTCTCGGTGAGCCTGTCCCGGGCCCGGCTCCGCTTCACGGGCACCGGCGACAACCTGCTCTCCCAGCTGCCGCGCTTCTTCCTCGTGCAACTGCCTGCCGCCCTCTACCGGCTGCGCTGGCTCACCCTCGTCTTCGCGCTCGCGACCGCCGTCATCGCGACGCTGTACGCGCTCTGGGCCCTCGGCGACCCCCGGGTGCTGGCGAACTTCGGCTCGGCCGAGCAGCTGCGTCAGCTCGCCGACGAGGACTTCGTCGACTACTACTCGGTCAACCCGGCCGCCTCCTTCGCCGGCCAGGTCTGGACCAACAACGCCTGGATCGCGGCGCAGTGCATCGCCTTCGGCGTGCTCGGCGTCTACGTGCCCGCCGTGATCTTCGGCAACGCGCAGAACCTCGGCGTGACGGCGGCCGTCATGTTCGCGCACGGCGAGGGCGACACGATGCTGCTCTACATCGCCCCGCACGGCCTGCTCGAGCTGACCAGCGTGTTCGTCGCCGCGGCCGCCGGCATGCGCATCTTCTGGGCCTGGATCGCTCCGGGCGCCCGCAGCCGTGGGCAGGCGCTCGCCGCGGAGGGCCGCGCCATGTTCACCGTCGTGATCGGCCTGGCCATCGCGCTGTTCGTCTCCGGCATCATCGAGGGCTTCGTCACCCCGGCCCCCTGGCCGTGGCCGGTGAAGATCGGCATCGGCGCCCTCGCCCTCGGCGCGTTCCTGTTCTACATGCTCGTCGTCGGTGGCCGCGCGTACCGGGCGGGCGAGACCGGCGACCTCGACGAGCACGCGGCCGGCGCGCGCACGATCGCCGCCCACTAA
- a CDS encoding DUF58 domain-containing protein — MAITPRFVLLLALGVVPIVALGGDSLADAATVLGVWLAFVLVLAALDLVLAASPRLLSAERVVPARLRLGESAEAQLFLGNRGTRALRGVVRDAWQPSAGADTNRQRIALPAGERRRVSTRLTPTRRGERRVEQITIRSLGPLGLAARQATLEAPGRLRVLPPFHSRKHLPSRLARLRELDGRTAVMLRGQGTEFDSLREYVRGDDVRSIDWRATARRSSPSLAPSLMVRTWRPERDRRVVIVIDSGRTSAARIADEPRLDTAFESALLLAALASHAGDRVDLLAYDRLVRGRVQGASGPELLSRMVDAMAGIEPELIEMDWTAVPSLVRGVTSRHALVVLLTSIEAPGAASGLLAVLPELSKRHTVVVASVTDPALLQAASARSSRNEIYRAAAAEQALLDVERVSAAIRQSGAEVVTAAPAALPPALADRYIALKAAGRL; from the coding sequence ATGGCCATCACCCCGCGCTTCGTCCTGCTCCTCGCCCTCGGCGTGGTGCCCATCGTGGCGCTCGGCGGCGACTCGCTGGCGGATGCGGCGACCGTGCTCGGCGTGTGGCTGGCGTTCGTGCTGGTGCTGGCGGCGCTCGACCTGGTGCTGGCCGCCTCGCCGCGGCTACTCTCCGCCGAGCGCGTCGTGCCGGCCAGGCTGCGGCTCGGCGAGAGCGCGGAGGCGCAGCTGTTCCTCGGCAACCGGGGCACCCGGGCGCTCCGCGGCGTCGTGCGCGACGCCTGGCAGCCCTCGGCCGGGGCCGACACGAACCGGCAGAGGATCGCTCTGCCGGCCGGCGAGCGCCGCCGCGTCAGCACCCGGCTCACGCCGACGCGGCGCGGGGAGCGCCGGGTGGAGCAGATCACGATCCGTTCGCTCGGCCCGCTCGGCCTGGCCGCGCGCCAGGCGACGCTCGAGGCGCCCGGCCGGCTGCGCGTGCTGCCGCCGTTCCACTCCCGCAAGCACCTGCCGTCGCGGCTGGCTCGGCTGCGCGAGCTCGACGGCCGCACCGCGGTCATGCTGCGCGGCCAGGGCACCGAGTTCGACAGCCTGCGCGAGTACGTGCGCGGCGACGACGTGCGCTCCATCGACTGGCGGGCGACGGCCCGGCGCAGCAGCCCGAGCTTGGCGCCCTCGCTCATGGTGCGCACCTGGCGGCCGGAGCGGGACCGCAGGGTGGTCATCGTCATCGACAGCGGCCGCACCTCCGCCGCCCGCATCGCCGACGAGCCGCGCCTGGACACGGCCTTCGAGAGCGCCCTGCTGCTGGCCGCCCTCGCCAGCCACGCCGGCGACCGGGTCGACCTGCTGGCCTACGACCGGCTCGTGCGCGGCCGCGTGCAGGGGGCGTCCGGCCCGGAGCTACTCAGCCGGATGGTCGACGCGATGGCGGGAATCGAGCCGGAGCTGATCGAGATGGACTGGACGGCGGTGCCGTCGCTGGTGCGCGGGGTGACCAGCAGGCACGCGCTCGTGGTGCTGCTCACGTCGATCGAGGCGCCCGGGGCGGCCAGCGGCCTGCTCGCCGTGCTGCCGGAGCTCAGCAAACGGCACACGGTGGTGGTGGCGTCCGTCACCGACCCCGCCCTGCTGCAGGCGGCATCCGCCCGCAGCAGCCGGAACGAGATCTACCGGGCGGCGGCGGCCGAGCAGGCGCTGCTGGACGTCGAGCGGGTCTCCGCGGCCATCCGGCAGAGTGGCGCGGAGGTCGTCACGGCCGCGCCCGCCGCGCTGCCACCGGCGCTCGCCGACCGCTACATCGCGTTGAAGGCGGCCGGCCGGCTGTAG
- a CDS encoding AAA family ATPase, translating to MTDIAADTLNAPTRAAELRQSLAQVRAEVGKAVVGQDAAVTGLIIALLARGHVLLEGVPGVAKTLLVRSLSAALDLQTRRVQFTPDLMPGDVTGSIVYDVKAGDFEFRAGPVFTNILLADEINRTPPKTQSALLEAMEERQVSVDGVSRPLPEPFIVAATQNPVEYEGTYSLPEAQLDRFLLKLVLDLPERDTEIEVLRRHAAGFDPRDLAGAGVRPVLDAGRLAEAQASAASVGVSADVLAYVVDLARATRTSPSVKLGVSPRGTTALLASAKAWAWLSGYDSITPDHVQAMLLPVWRHRVQLRPEAELEGVSVDAILRSIVSQVQVPI from the coding sequence ATGACAGACATCGCTGCCGACACCCTGAACGCGCCCACGCGCGCCGCAGAGCTCCGCCAGTCGCTCGCCCAGGTGCGCGCGGAGGTGGGCAAGGCCGTCGTCGGCCAGGATGCCGCCGTCACCGGTCTCATCATCGCCCTGCTCGCCCGTGGCCATGTGCTGCTGGAGGGTGTGCCCGGCGTCGCCAAGACGCTGCTCGTGCGCAGCCTGAGCGCCGCGCTGGACCTGCAGACCCGGCGCGTGCAGTTCACCCCCGACCTGATGCCCGGCGACGTGACCGGCTCGATCGTCTACGACGTCAAGGCCGGCGACTTCGAGTTCCGCGCCGGGCCCGTGTTCACCAACATCCTGCTCGCCGACGAGATCAACCGCACCCCGCCGAAGACGCAGTCTGCGCTGCTGGAGGCCATGGAGGAGCGCCAGGTCTCGGTCGACGGGGTCTCCCGGCCGCTGCCGGAGCCGTTCATCGTGGCGGCCACGCAGAACCCCGTCGAGTATGAGGGCACCTACTCGCTGCCAGAGGCGCAGCTGGACCGCTTCCTGCTCAAGCTCGTGCTGGACCTGCCGGAGCGCGACACCGAGATCGAGGTGCTGCGCCGGCATGCGGCCGGCTTCGACCCGCGCGACCTGGCCGGCGCCGGGGTGCGCCCGGTGCTGGACGCGGGGCGGCTGGCCGAGGCGCAGGCGTCCGCGGCATCCGTCGGCGTCAGCGCCGACGTGCTCGCCTACGTCGTGGACCTCGCCCGCGCCACCCGCACCAGCCCCTCGGTCAAGCTCGGTGTCAGCCCGCGCGGCACGACGGCGCTGCTCGCCTCCGCGAAGGCGTGGGCCTGGCTGAGCGGCTACGACTCGATCACCCCCGACCACGTGCAGGCGATGCTGCTGCCGGTCTGGCGGCACCGGGTGCAGCTGCGGCCGGAGGCCGAGTTGGAGGGCGTGTCCGTCGACGCGATCCTGCGCTCCATCGTCTCCCAGGTGCAGGTGCCGATCTAA
- a CDS encoding DUF4350 domain-containing protein — MIDTGARRPTAAPAAAPALDPALDPALAPAVTPTLRASGRKAAFWLAAAAGALVVAVIALLLNGAAIAGGPALGRANPAPVGAKAVAEVLAAQGVDVITADSLDAALAATAAAAGGATLLVYDENALLDAEQIARLQDAAAHTVVVDPGFALLQGLAPEIGFGGVSAADRAIEAGASCASAAGERAGSVAALPGAGLKTLRIPANAAGYAGCFTDGAGASVLVQGGDQDARLSFLADPAILANESITAAGNAALALGLLGEAPTLVWYLPTLADVAAGAPPSMAELSPGWVTPVMALLVLTGVAAAVAYGRRFGPLVLERLPVTVRASETMEGRSRLYARSSARLRAVDALRLAAIGRIAGRLGLARTASFDEVVAAASAATGLPLHAVRSVLVDEQPQNDTAMLALSDRLAGLENAVIRGTTPPSSPAPSSTPPTERMEP; from the coding sequence GTGATCGACACCGGCGCCCGGCGCCCCACTGCGGCCCCCGCCGCGGCTCCCGCACTCGACCCCGCACTCGACCCCGCCCTCGCCCCGGCCGTCACTCCGACGCTGCGCGCCAGCGGCCGAAAGGCGGCGTTCTGGCTGGCCGCCGCGGCCGGCGCCCTCGTCGTCGCCGTGATCGCACTGCTGCTGAACGGCGCAGCCATCGCCGGCGGTCCGGCCCTCGGCCGCGCCAACCCGGCGCCCGTCGGCGCGAAGGCGGTGGCCGAGGTGCTCGCGGCACAGGGCGTCGACGTCATCACCGCCGACAGCCTGGACGCCGCCCTCGCGGCGACGGCCGCCGCGGCGGGAGGCGCCACACTGCTCGTCTACGACGAGAACGCTCTCCTCGACGCGGAGCAGATCGCCCGCCTGCAGGATGCCGCCGCCCACACCGTCGTCGTCGACCCGGGCTTCGCCCTGCTGCAGGGCCTCGCCCCCGAGATCGGCTTCGGCGGCGTCAGCGCCGCCGACCGGGCCATCGAGGCCGGCGCCTCCTGCGCGAGCGCGGCGGGCGAGCGGGCGGGCAGCGTGGCCGCGCTGCCGGGGGCCGGTCTGAAGACGCTGCGGATTCCCGCCAACGCCGCGGGCTACGCCGGCTGCTTCACCGACGGCGCCGGGGCCTCCGTGCTGGTGCAGGGCGGCGACCAGGACGCCCGGTTGAGCTTCCTCGCCGACCCCGCGATCCTCGCCAACGAGTCGATCACGGCCGCCGGCAACGCGGCGCTCGCGCTCGGGCTGCTCGGCGAGGCGCCGACCCTGGTCTGGTACCTGCCCACCCTCGCCGACGTCGCCGCCGGCGCCCCGCCGAGCATGGCCGAGCTCAGCCCCGGCTGGGTCACCCCGGTGATGGCCTTGCTCGTGCTCACCGGCGTCGCCGCCGCCGTCGCCTACGGTCGGCGCTTCGGCCCGCTCGTGCTGGAGCGCCTGCCCGTCACCGTCCGCGCCAGCGAGACGATGGAGGGCCGGTCCCGGCTCTATGCCCGCAGCTCCGCCCGGCTCCGCGCCGTCGACGCGCTGCGCCTGGCCGCGATCGGGCGCATCGCCGGCCGGCTCGGCCTGGCCCGCACCGCCTCCTTCGACGAGGTGGTGGCGGCCGCCTCCGCCGCGACGGGCCTGCCGCTCCACGCCGTGCGCTCCGTGCTCGTGGACGAGCAGCCACAGAACGACACGGCAATGCTGGCGCTCTCGGACCGGCTCGCCGGGCTCGAGAATGCCGTCATCCGCGGCACGACACCGCCGAGTTCGCCCGCTCCGAGTTCGACCCCTCCGACAGAGAGAATGGAACCATGA
- a CDS encoding DUF4129 domain-containing protein produces MIGTHALSAIAVSVPVDPDAPEAHRLLLEELAKPEYRAAAPTWFDRASQAFFDWLGSLFAGADGAGGGWLPLVAVILVVAAVVVALLVWGVPRLNRRSAASELFGQRETRSAEQMRAAARAAAAGQDWPLAIAEQFRALAADLADRTIVTLSPGTTATDFAAAAGRALPEEGRALADAARAFDEVRYLGHPGSEADYRAVQALDERLRASRPALPEPAVLA; encoded by the coding sequence ATGATCGGAACCCACGCGCTGTCGGCGATCGCCGTGTCCGTCCCCGTCGACCCGGACGCCCCCGAGGCACACCGGCTGCTGCTGGAGGAGCTGGCCAAGCCGGAGTACCGGGCCGCAGCGCCCACCTGGTTCGACCGGGCCTCGCAGGCATTCTTCGACTGGTTGGGCAGCCTGTTCGCCGGCGCGGACGGCGCGGGCGGCGGCTGGCTGCCGCTGGTGGCGGTCATCCTCGTCGTGGCCGCCGTCGTCGTCGCCCTGCTGGTCTGGGGCGTCCCGCGGCTGAACCGGCGCTCCGCGGCGAGCGAGCTGTTCGGGCAGCGCGAGACCCGCAGCGCGGAGCAGATGCGCGCCGCCGCCCGCGCCGCCGCGGCCGGGCAGGACTGGCCGCTCGCCATCGCCGAGCAGTTCCGCGCCCTGGCCGCCGACCTGGCCGATCGCACCATCGTCACGCTGAGCCCGGGCACCACCGCCACCGACTTCGCCGCGGCGGCCGGCCGCGCCCTGCCGGAGGAGGGCCGCGCGCTGGCCGATGCCGCCCGCGCCTTCGACGAGGTCCGTTATCTGGGCCACCCGGGCAGCGAGGCCGACTACCGCGCCGTGCAGGCCCTGGACGAGCGCCTCCGGGCGTCCAGGCCCGCCCTGCCGGAGCCGGCGGTGCTCGCGTGA
- the mtrA gene encoding MtrAB system response regulator MtrA, with the protein MSARILVVDDDTALAEMIGIVLRSEGFEPSFCADGALALDAFRQNKPDLVLLDLMLPGRDGIEVCTLIRAESGTPVIMLTAKSDTTDVVKGLESGADDYMVKPFNPKELVARIRTRLRPSAAASETLQVGDLVVDAAGHEVRRGEERINLTPLEFDLLLALASKPQQVFTREMLLEQVWGYHYKADTRLVNVHVQRLRAKVEHDPDNPRIVMTVRGVGYRAGAAN; encoded by the coding sequence ATGAGCGCACGGATTTTGGTCGTCGATGACGACACCGCACTGGCGGAGATGATTGGCATCGTCTTGCGCAGCGAGGGCTTCGAGCCCAGCTTCTGCGCAGATGGCGCGCTCGCGCTGGACGCCTTCCGGCAGAACAAGCCCGACCTGGTGCTGCTCGACCTGATGCTGCCCGGCCGCGACGGCATCGAGGTGTGCACGCTGATCCGCGCCGAGTCCGGCACCCCCGTGATCATGCTCACCGCCAAGTCCGACACCACCGACGTGGTCAAGGGCCTGGAATCCGGTGCCGACGACTACATGGTCAAGCCGTTCAACCCCAAGGAGCTGGTGGCCCGCATCCGCACGCGCCTGCGGCCGAGCGCCGCGGCATCCGAGACGCTGCAGGTCGGCGACCTGGTGGTGGATGCCGCCGGGCACGAGGTGCGCCGCGGCGAGGAGCGCATCAACCTCACCCCGCTGGAATTCGACCTCCTGCTCGCGCTGGCCTCCAAGCCGCAGCAGGTGTTCACCCGCGAGATGCTGCTCGAGCAGGTCTGGGGCTACCACTACAAGGCAGACACCCGGCTGGTGAACGTGCATGTGCAGCGCCTGCGCGCCAAGGTCGAGCACGACCCGGACAACCCCCGCATCGTCATGACGGTGCGCGGGGTCGGCTACCGGGCCGGCGCCGCCAACTGA
- the mtrB gene encoding MtrAB system histidine kinase MtrB has translation MVDWRSWRSWPQRAVRAWRESLQFRTVLISLGLSSVAILLTGLYLSVSVSNNLFQARLDQVLGDSSRAVATAQQLVDASDATDRAAMLGVMNSARNAMSASSASRLVAGFRVPGQEPSPIAPLDFVPSTLRTGVITPELQQRVRDNADEQFWQSVSLQTPEGATVPGIVVGSQLVLPTAGRYEIYIAYSLADAEQTLGFVQQTAAVAAIALLLLIGAVTWVVVRLVVTPIRVAAETSERLAAGELEVRIPEKGEDVIATLARSFNGMADSLQAQIKKLADLSEVQQRFVSDVSHELRTPLTTIRLAGDVLYDQRESFPPATERTAELLHTQVQRFELLLADLLEISRYDAGSVALDLEPTSLVHIVEETIESMGELAAQNGTELRLVAPGGHLPAQLDPRRIRRIVSNLLGNAIEHSEGKPIVLFVDSTASAVALTVRDYGVGMKEGEAARVFDRFWRADPSRKRTIGGTGLGLPISLEDAMLHGGTIDVWSAPGAGSAFRLTLPRVHGRPMGESPLPLPPEDAGRNRPEQGGSS, from the coding sequence ATGGTTGATTGGCGCTCCTGGCGCAGCTGGCCGCAGCGGGCGGTCAGGGCCTGGCGGGAGTCGCTGCAGTTCCGCACCGTGCTCATCTCGCTCGGGCTCTCCAGTGTGGCGATCCTGCTCACCGGGCTCTACCTCTCCGTGAGCGTCAGCAACAACCTGTTCCAGGCGCGGCTCGACCAAGTGCTCGGCGACTCCTCGCGCGCCGTCGCCACCGCCCAGCAACTCGTCGACGCCTCCGACGCCACCGACCGCGCCGCCATGCTCGGCGTGATGAACAGCGCCCGCAACGCCATGAGCGCGAGCTCCGCCAGCCGGCTGGTCGCCGGCTTCCGGGTGCCCGGCCAGGAGCCGAGCCCGATCGCCCCGCTGGACTTCGTGCCGTCGACGCTGCGCACCGGGGTGATCACCCCGGAGCTGCAGCAGCGCGTCCGCGACAACGCCGACGAGCAGTTCTGGCAGTCGGTCAGCCTGCAGACGCCGGAGGGGGCGACGGTGCCCGGTATCGTCGTCGGCTCGCAGCTGGTGCTGCCCACCGCCGGCCGCTACGAGATCTACATCGCGTACAGCCTGGCCGACGCCGAGCAGACGCTCGGCTTCGTGCAGCAGACGGCCGCCGTCGCCGCGATCGCCCTGCTGCTCCTGATCGGCGCGGTGACCTGGGTCGTCGTGCGCCTCGTGGTGACACCGATCCGGGTCGCGGCGGAGACCAGTGAGCGCCTGGCAGCCGGCGAGCTCGAGGTGCGCATCCCGGAGAAGGGCGAGGATGTCATCGCGACACTGGCCCGCTCCTTCAACGGCATGGCCGACAGCCTGCAGGCGCAGATCAAGAAGCTCGCCGACCTCAGCGAGGTGCAGCAGCGATTCGTCTCCGACGTCTCGCACGAGCTGCGCACTCCGCTGACCACCATCCGACTGGCCGGGGACGTGCTCTACGACCAGCGCGAGAGCTTCCCGCCGGCCACCGAGCGCACCGCGGAGCTGCTGCACACCCAGGTGCAGCGCTTCGAGCTGCTGCTGGCCGACCTGCTCGAGATCAGCCGCTACGACGCCGGCTCCGTCGCCCTCGACCTGGAGCCGACCAGCCTCGTGCACATCGTCGAGGAGACGATCGAGTCGATGGGCGAGCTGGCCGCACAGAACGGCACCGAGCTGCGCCTGGTCGCCCCCGGCGGGCACCTGCCGGCCCAGCTCGACCCGCGCCGCATTCGCCGCATCGTGAGCAACCTGCTCGGCAACGCCATCGAGCACAGCGAGGGCAAGCCGATCGTGCTGTTCGTGGACAGCACGGCCAGCGCGGTCGCCCTCACCGTGCGCGACTACGGCGTCGGCATGAAGGAGGGCGAGGCCGCCCGCGTCTTCGACCGCTTCTGGCGTGCGGACCCCTCGCGCAAGCGCACCATCGGCGGCACCGGCCTCGGCCTGCCCATCTCGCTCGAGGACGCGATGCTGCACGGCGGAACGATCGACGTCTGGTCGGCCCCCGGCGCCGGCTCGGCGTTCCGGCTGACGCTCCCGCGCGTGCACGGGCGCCCGATGGGGGAGTCCCCGCTGCCGCTGCCGCCGGAAGACGCGGGCCGCAACCGGCCGGAACAGGGAGGATCCTCGTGA
- a CDS encoding LpqB family beta-propeller domain-containing protein translates to MRNRSRLAAVAALLALALAGCAGIPSSGGVHAGRGVENEVSPEFDFLARSPQPGATQEEILLGFVEAAASPHDRYAVAKEYLTPEFSAEWDPDSSALIDSGTLRSTQPQGADSIALTVSALADVSATGDFVQREEPTTQVLGYEFSRVGEQWRISSAPQGILVDQPTFALVFGSYPLYFFDPTFSYLVPDLRWFPRRTSTPTVIVKALLSGPSDWLADAVQSAFPEGTALASDSVRIVARDAIVDLSPGVLQTEAVQLSRMRLQLRESLRNVSAISGVAITVDQIEQQIPEVPGTVITDPHVDPRALILRDGQIGYLATTGDTITPLEQSAQITALNPTAVNLGVRQQSGDTAAVLSADGVHVARAGSDARLLDDRAGLIAPAVDVFGYVWSVPADAPGELLAFAPDGSEHVVGTSWPDATQITSIALSRDGTRLLALYRAGDATRLVAAAVQRRDGEGRNAPLKLGIPLELAIPAETPLGTAWVNELTVATLTRGEGEETLITTQQLGGPSSEIEGSPGATTLSGGNATRELRLLTADGVLLQRRGLTWQPRLDGVAVLGVSLGR, encoded by the coding sequence GTGAGGAACAGATCCAGGCTCGCCGCCGTCGCCGCACTGCTCGCCCTTGCCCTGGCCGGCTGCGCCGGCATCCCGAGCTCCGGCGGCGTGCACGCCGGGCGGGGCGTGGAGAATGAGGTCAGCCCCGAGTTCGACTTCCTCGCCCGCAGCCCGCAGCCCGGCGCCACCCAGGAGGAGATCCTGCTCGGCTTCGTGGAGGCCGCGGCCAGCCCGCACGACCGCTACGCGGTGGCCAAGGAATACCTCACCCCCGAGTTCTCCGCCGAGTGGGACCCGGACTCCAGCGCCCTCATCGACAGCGGCACCCTGCGCAGCACGCAGCCGCAGGGCGCGGATTCCATAGCCCTCACCGTGTCGGCGCTCGCCGACGTGAGCGCGACCGGGGACTTCGTGCAGCGCGAGGAGCCCACCACACAGGTGCTCGGCTACGAGTTCAGCCGGGTCGGCGAGCAGTGGCGCATCAGCAGCGCGCCGCAGGGGATCCTCGTCGACCAGCCCACCTTCGCGCTCGTCTTCGGCAGCTACCCGCTCTATTTCTTCGACCCGACGTTCAGCTACCTGGTGCCCGACCTGCGCTGGTTCCCCCGCCGCACGTCGACACCGACGGTCATCGTCAAGGCACTGCTCAGCGGCCCGAGCGACTGGCTGGCCGACGCCGTGCAGTCCGCGTTCCCGGAGGGCACCGCGCTGGCGTCGGACTCCGTGCGCATCGTCGCGCGCGACGCCATCGTCGACCTCTCGCCCGGCGTGCTGCAGACCGAGGCGGTGCAGTTGAGCCGGATGCGGTTGCAGCTGCGCGAGAGCCTGCGCAACGTCTCGGCGATCTCCGGGGTGGCCATCACCGTCGATCAGATCGAGCAGCAGATCCCCGAGGTGCCGGGCACCGTGATCACCGACCCGCACGTCGACCCGCGGGCGCTCATCCTGCGCGACGGCCAGATCGGCTACCTGGCCACCACCGGCGACACCATCACGCCGCTGGAGCAGTCGGCCCAGATCACGGCGCTGAACCCCACGGCCGTGAACCTCGGCGTCCGGCAGCAATCCGGCGACACGGCGGCCGTGCTGAGCGCAGACGGCGTGCACGTCGCGCGCGCAGGCAGCGATGCGCGACTGTTGGACGACCGGGCGGGACTGATCGCCCCCGCCGTCGACGTGTTCGGCTACGTCTGGTCGGTGCCGGCCGATGCGCCGGGGGAGCTGCTGGCGTTCGCGCCGGACGGCTCGGAGCACGTCGTCGGCACGAGCTGGCCCGACGCCACCCAGATCACCTCCATCGCACTCTCCCGCGACGGCACCCGCCTGCTCGCCCTCTACCGGGCGGGTGACGCGACCCGGCTGGTGGCGGCCGCCGTGCAGCGCCGCGACGGCGAGGGGCGCAACGCCCCGCTCAAACTGGGCATCCCGCTCGAGCTCGCCATCCCGGCAGAGACCCCGCTCGGCACGGCCTGGGTGAACGAGCTGACGGTGGCGACGCTGACCCGCGGGGAGGGCGAGGAGACGCTGATCACGACACAACAGCTGGGCGGGCCGAGCTCCGAGATCGAGGGCTCACCCGGCGCCACCACCCTGAGCGGCGGCAACGCGACTCGGGAGCTGCGGCTGCTCACCGCCGACGGGGTGCTGCTGCAGCGCCGCGGGCTGACCTGGCAGCCGCGCCTGGACGGCGTGGCGGTGCTGGGGGTCTCGCTCGGGCGCTAG